The Brachyhypopomus gauderio isolate BG-103 unplaced genomic scaffold, BGAUD_0.2 sc101, whole genome shotgun sequence nucleotide sequence ACCACCCTGGCCGATAACTGAAAACCCGCTAAGTAGAAACGGtacatttatttaagtattcatacactatattaaggctttataaacccaCCCCACAGTTTTACGctacataaacctttcccattcccttaataaccattcccacactgttatGTGCCTGTAGGGTCgccacctttcacaaatcaaaatgACGGAGGCCACCACAGGCCGTGACCAACAAgttatgttgtttttttgtaaaGGGGTGATCAAGAAAGCAATTtgtcataaataaaattaaatactttttaatttttttacttaaaaaataaagtgaaatgaacttttaaaatataaactaaAGAAGTTGAGAGCTGAATTTAACGGTATATaactttaattttttttttaatgtgtaaatgtgtgtgtcgtggaaatttcctgaaaatagatgaggactcagacgtggttaaaagagagttttattaaataagtaaaagcgtgagagtctcgtctagaacaaggactctgaggagagagggcagtccaatctcctttattccgTTGTCATCACATCTTCACGGTACATTTGGGcaatataaacatgcattaaatgttgtgctggagtttttgggagatggcagcgttagcattactggaagatattgataatggccgaattcgccgAGAGAGTTTTCCGTAatcattatgattttttttggTCCATGATGATAactggcttataagccgtttcatatttccaagaactgtcctcttgtgctgagttgggtccagttttggagagagaaacgcgaggagtcgcgcattgccagttcctttacaggtctgacaacgctcggcttcctggcgactggctcgtttcaaagagaactgccAGCCCGGccggggatatcccagtcatctctGAGCCGgaccatgccagctgttttggatgggatcatctgcatgtcagctaggtatataaagttcccatatgaagcggttgaccaggcaaacattaaagcgcaatttgcagcgatagcCGGTTTCACTAATGTAatcggagcgatcgactgcacatTTATAAAagcaccatctgaggaggaatttgcttatgtgaataaaaagctctttaattccataaatgtgcaaataatctgtgatgcaaaaatgtgccttactaatgtagtggcacgttggcctggatcaacccaatgattcatacatccttacaaacagcatggttgggataagattacaagctagcagagtgcgTGATGGGTGGCTTCTAGGTAAACAacaaatttaaagcatttaaataaaagcatttgacatttccagcaaGCCTGTTCCAAAAAGGCACACAACATAGGCATGTCTggaccaggggtggaaagtaactaattacatttactcacattactgtaatcaagtactttttatgagtaatttgtaattttctgagtagtttttgaaacatgtaatttttacttttacttgagtacattttgacccaagtagttttacttcagtacatttgaacgccctcacattactgagtaaaaaaatattgatggtgaaaagttaaatgcgggcagaaatttaaacttcccagagtcccagaactgaaggccaattgcatggccttgccttgcgcgcgccctttccattgtctcataatcaggtcgtaatctggtgctctttttttccaaaaggatgagattgttctatctttaaatcttctatctatcaggttctgtgggatcctgtgtacattttattgtgaaaagtggaatcctgtgggcactgtattttgaatagttggatcctgtgagcattttaaatagtggaatcctgtgcgcattttgttttattttgagatgtgggatcctatggtcattttattgtgaatagtgggatccggtgggcactgtattttgaatagttggatcctgtgagcacttacttttaaattgtgggatcctgtgggcattttattgtgagtagtggaatcctgttgcattttagtttgatttgtggcgtcttgtgggcacttaattttgtgtgcattttggtttttgaataatttgtaatttaaatttctttattcttatcatagtgttgtccgttggataataggactgaaaattgtttgcactttatggtacaggttgtgactgtccttgtgctgtgaggaagtatgtccctgagcccagctgatctttttgcaagtgtggatgtgcacttaaatacactttgaaatcgattaaaacaacttgtgctgaatttggttcatgattcatccatgcattaaataactgaaagtaactaagtaacttttactcaaattacattttaaatgaagtaattttgtacttttactcgagtaaattttgagatgggtaattttacttttactctgagtagattttaggcaaagtaatgatacttttactcaattacaatttttcagtactctttccacctctggtctgGACCCTTTTAGGGTTGCTCAAGCACCCCTAATGAGAGCTTTTACCCTAGAGCCATCACTGCactaaatacatgtaaataacTGCAAAAATGTAAATCCCCAAGCCATGTGAAATATAACCCATGTAAATAATTCCCACGTGCAATATGTGcaatatttgtaatatgtgcaatACTTGTAACATACATTGTAATATAGCTTGTGCAATATTCAAAATATCACGCAAGCAATCTACGAACCATGTATATGTGGCACTACTTCAACTTATAgatttatgttgtgtgtgtatttactgtacTGGCAAACACCTTGGATGAGAAtcaaatttcattgtaatgtaaattataatgacaataaaggcgatTCTGAAGTCTTTTTTAATCGACGTTTGTTTCTAATAAGCTGAATAAATGTTCAAACCAttgaaaatatataaataaatatagagATTTAACAAAACAACCCCCACTCCTTACTAATAAACATGTGCAGTATGTTTTAGAAATAGTGACGTGTTTGGCAGGTTGCTCCAACTTCACCATATACAATTCTGATGCCCTCTGCATCATCTTTTCCACTGAGAAAGTAATTATAAGCATCTAAATTGCAGTAAGCTTTCACTGCCTGTGTGAACACACTGTTTCAGCAACATAGTAATGATACACATCTGGGTTTGTCACTTCAGATAAACATTTGGAAACAGTGGGGAAAATGCCTTAAATTCTTCATGTCTGAgactgttttgttttctttcatctCTGTGATCTCCAATCACATTCTGTCTTTCCATTTAGTACAATCTTAATGATGCATAAGAACAATCAGACCATCTTGTTGATTCAAAAGCTTTATTAGCATTAGAACTtcacattaaacattaaatacatGAAATTACAACATCTTCAGGATCTTTTCTGTAGATTAAATATCTTTTAAAGACAACCAGATCATACAGAATTCAGAAACAATGACAAATACAGTTTGAGCTGAGCCACTACAACACTGCCAGCTAACACACTTCAGAAACCGGCCATCCATGAACCCACCTACACTCTCACAACACTCCCGTTAAATGCTTCAACactaaaagaaaacaaaacaggtaTTTCCCCGATATACCCTTCAATAACTAAGGGAtcatttaaacacaagatcctctTTGACTGAGGAAAAAAGACAAATCAGGTAGGGGTTGTTTAAGTGCATTACTGCCAGTCAAATTACTGGAGCAATTTGATATTCAGTGCCTGTACTTTTGGTGAAAGCTTGGTTGAGTCCAGGTCCATCAGGATTTTCTGGTACACCTCGAATGTACGCATGCTTTTTGGATAACTCAAGTTGAGTGTGTAGATCAGCCCATAAAGCATCACACATGTATGGCTGACACTCTGCAGGTTATGGAGAACTTCCACACCTTCCAGCacaacaccaacatcagcaaAGCGTCCATTACCATCAGGACCATGACCCTCTGCTCGGCAACATCTGCCTCAGCCTCTCTGGATTCAATGTCCTGGAACAGAAAGAACAGGATGATGAGCTGTGTGACCCTAACCTGGACCACCAAAATCTAAGCAGCTCATCCTTAGGCCAACTGAATGTTAATTTGAAGATATTTCTTTAAAGCAGTggtgtgcacagacattttggggggcaagtacTCGGGGGGGTTGAAGGGCACTGTTTAGCGCACGTGGTACAcctaattataaaaaaaattacaagcacatgttgaatgaaatttgacattttatttgtaacattctctaaacgtgagttttcaacggagaaaagtcacgcagccaactgataaaattcatatccaatattaactatatacagtaatttttaagtccttcagttaacttctgtttaccctccactgtctgcaggccttgttgcatatattttgcaattagtaaatcaatataggcctacaattaagacagtaaaaagaccaaaaagaacaagaaggagttataggctactgagtgttgaaattacatgaatgcagatgggcatttttcacaggtaatggggaacttccagtttcttctttcacaaatgaatgtgttaatttatgttgtctaacaaaacctatacaacagaaaatgttcagcttaacacatagatctgcaaactctaccttaagtatttgtatgtggtcgtcctcacgaccagtcagctaaaaatgcttagtagtttggtgctgtatgagacattttactgcacaacaaaatggttTCACGTTggtcttagagggcaaacggtacgatttgacttgatgtgtatgtgacctggctggtggggacgggagaagaagtctatctgtgagcgtgtgtgctgtgctgaagacgcttccttccactcactgaactgaaatgctgctgcagcgcatctggtgttaaaggaagagagaggtcgggtgtgtgcgaggtggtggctcatttcagggcattgtttttagtcgctcaggttttcaaaagatcatttcaaaccgacctcagtaaaatgaaaaccgaagtttctaaagggcactttcgttgataaagggcagagttgctggtgctttagcaccacctgatatctatgtgtgcacgccactgctttAAAGCACTGCATATATGTGTTCATGAGAATGAGATGGATGCATGTTCAAGGTAGCAATGACCTTAAGACCTTTGATCACCTCCTAAAagcctggaaaaaaagaaaaagtcataaggatgcattgtgtgtttttgttaacaTGAGATTATATACAGTCTTCTCTCAAATTGTGGACTTCTCAATCAAGATGACAACAACAATTAAAAACTCTGACAAATATTCTTTACAGTAGACTTGTTCTCACGTGTTTAAGGGTTGATCCACCACTGGGGGTAAGGCTTTGTGCTTCTTTAAGACAGAGGGATTTCTGGGGAGACTGCAGAGCCTGCTCTTTTCCTAATGAAGCCTTTGACCTGCTAAAGAAATGCAGTTAACTACACACCAACTAAAAATAC carries:
- the LOC143497170 gene encoding uncharacterized protein LOC143497170 codes for the protein MATEDLRQSEKPKPDVKSRSKASLGKEQALQSPQKSLCLKEAQSLTPSGGSTLKHDIESREAEADVAEQRVMVLMVMDALLMLVLCWKVWKFSITCRVSAIHV